TTTTAAGCGCCCGGGTGGCCTCAAACCCGTCCATCTGGGGCATTATCACATCCATCATTATCAGATCCGGGTTCTGGGATAAGGCCAGATCCACCGCCTGCCGGCCGTCCAGCGCGGTCAGGCAGTCGTACCCCATTTTGCGGCACAGCATCTGGAGGAGTTTCAGGTTGGTTGCCTCGTCATCCACCAGTAATA
The bacterium DNA segment above includes these coding regions:
- a CDS encoding response regulator — its product is MNEKPKILLVDDEATNLKLLQMLCRKMGYDCLTALDGRQAVDLALSQNPDLIMMDVIMPQMDGFEATRALK